A window of Aquitalea denitrificans contains these coding sequences:
- a CDS encoding HdeA/HdeB family chaperone, whose amino-acid sequence MSAKLHILILTALLSSSGLAIASNDSSKSSTSPAKSPAKYSISCNDYLVLKETDKPVIIGYEISKHKNGKVSAAEIIADVEKIGPELDAYCKVNKDKTMWQKIKSVF is encoded by the coding sequence ATGTCTGCAAAACTGCACATTCTCATTCTGACTGCCCTGTTAAGCAGCTCTGGCCTGGCCATTGCCTCCAATGACTCCAGCAAGAGCAGCACTTCGCCTGCCAAATCACCAGCCAAATACTCAATCAGCTGCAATGACTATCTGGTGCTGAAGGAAACCGACAAACCGGTCATTATCGGTTACGAAATCAGCAAACACAAAAATGGCAAAGTATCCGCAGCGGAAATCATTGCAGACGTTGAGAAAATCGGACCGGAGCTTGATGCCTACTGCAAGGTAAACAAAGATAAAACCATGTGGCAAAAAATCAAGAGTGTATTCTGA
- a CDS encoding response regulator → MSVLIADDHPLFREALKDVVLEAFGRDIRLIECTSLEEVQAAINDDSLELALLDLNMPGMHGLSGIALLRQAAPVVPLVVVSADERNEVVTAALQLGVCGFIPKSTPRKQMADAVRRIAEDGEIYQPAQLAGHDTNSLTPLPLSPEQLAMRSRIASLTRQERCVLEAIVAGKPNKIVAHELNIAESTVKAHVSAILRKLEVNSRTQAVIKAGPLLG, encoded by the coding sequence CGAGGCACTGAAGGACGTGGTACTGGAAGCGTTCGGACGAGATATCCGTCTGATTGAATGCACATCACTGGAAGAAGTACAGGCCGCCATCAATGACGACTCTCTGGAACTGGCATTGCTGGACCTCAACATGCCCGGCATGCATGGCCTCAGCGGCATTGCCCTACTACGGCAAGCCGCACCGGTAGTACCGCTGGTGGTGGTTTCCGCCGACGAACGCAACGAAGTGGTAACAGCGGCGCTGCAACTGGGTGTATGCGGCTTCATACCCAAATCCACCCCGCGCAAGCAAATGGCCGATGCGGTACGCCGTATTGCCGAAGATGGAGAAATCTACCAACCTGCGCAACTTGCCGGTCACGACACCAACAGCCTCACACCGCTGCCGCTGTCCCCCGAACAACTGGCCATGCGCAGCCGTATTGCCAGCCTTACCCGACAAGAACGCTGCGTACTGGAAGCCATTGTGGCAGGCAAGCCCAACAAGATTGTCGCCCACGAGTTGAACATTGCCGAAAGCACCGTCAAGGCACATGTCTCGGCCATCCTGCGCAAACTGGAAGTCAATAGTCGAACCCAGGCAGTCATCAAGGCTGGGCCATTACTGGGCTAA